The following proteins are co-located in the Thermodesulfobacteriota bacterium genome:
- the priA gene encoding primosomal protein N': protein MKETVQVAVPIPRDEYYSYSLPAALAEGAEVGKRVLVPFHNRRTIGFIVGFGEPPPDIKLKDVIDIIDDEPLFDERRLGFLRWAADYYLVPLGMMLKAAHPGGLGVRLKSTLRLTPAGERAASGEGRLTAHELTVVRAIMGAGEITSRRLLSVVDNTSAELLNSLKRRGLVEFGYELESDPKIKTEKVISAAEGVSADDPALARKRAKAEILSFITAHGRVPLDELKEVFGNPSAHVSWLAEEGYVTVDHEEVSRDPFAGLEIKRDVPPELTVDQEIACRKISEAVAKGKFAPFLLHGVTGSGKTEVYLRAIAGVLEKGKGVIVLVPEISLTPLLVKRFRARFGDAVAVIHSALSDGERFDAWRRAARGDVGIVIGARSAIFAPFPDLGMIIVDEEHETSYKQDEAPAYNARDLALVLGRMTDSVVVLGSATPSVESYYNAKRHRFTYLQLPLRVSDRSLPAVTIVDMKEEGGAILSRKLREAVVDNFWKDRETILFLNRRGYSSILICKVCGEILKCPNCSVSLTYHARGDVIMCHLCGLVEEPHEACAVCGEPMRGLGIGTQRVEDELRELIPEAKIARMDRDAVAGKTRLLDLYRRLERGEIDVLVGTQMVAKGHDLPGVTLVGVISADISLGIPDFRSGERTFQLVTQVAGRAGRGDGEGRAIVQTYNPDHPSITFAARQDSKGFLEQELKLREELGYPPFARLVNVRFTGMREDEVTDVARKAGEAARRLAGKLAPGAVEILGPSPCPLSRIKNRYRRQMLLKSGDVKALRGLVKRLVAGMGKIAGQVRVSADVDPYNFS from the coding sequence ATGAAAGAAACTGTACAGGTCGCCGTCCCGATACCGAGGGACGAATATTACAGCTACAGCCTGCCGGCGGCCCTCGCGGAGGGGGCGGAGGTCGGAAAGCGCGTGCTCGTCCCGTTCCACAACCGGAGGACTATAGGGTTTATAGTCGGGTTCGGGGAGCCGCCGCCGGACATCAAGCTGAAGGACGTGATCGACATAATAGACGACGAGCCGCTTTTCGACGAGAGGAGGCTCGGGTTTCTCAGGTGGGCGGCGGATTATTACCTGGTCCCGCTCGGGATGATGCTGAAGGCGGCGCACCCGGGGGGGCTGGGCGTGCGCCTGAAAAGCACGCTGAGGCTGACACCGGCGGGCGAAAGGGCGGCGTCGGGCGAGGGGCGGCTCACGGCCCACGAGCTTACGGTCGTCAGGGCGATAATGGGCGCGGGGGAGATAACGTCGCGGAGGCTCCTGTCCGTCGTGGACAACACATCGGCAGAGCTGCTCAACTCGCTAAAACGCAGGGGGCTCGTCGAGTTCGGGTACGAGCTGGAATCGGACCCGAAGATAAAGACGGAGAAGGTGATATCGGCCGCGGAAGGGGTGAGCGCGGACGACCCGGCGCTCGCCCGGAAGCGCGCGAAGGCGGAGATACTCTCCTTTATCACCGCGCACGGGAGGGTGCCGCTAGACGAGCTGAAGGAGGTGTTCGGAAACCCGTCCGCGCACGTTTCGTGGCTCGCGGAGGAGGGGTACGTTACGGTCGATCACGAGGAGGTTTCGAGGGACCCGTTCGCGGGGCTCGAAATCAAGCGGGACGTCCCTCCCGAATTGACGGTCGACCAGGAGATCGCCTGCCGGAAGATATCGGAGGCCGTCGCCAAGGGGAAGTTCGCGCCGTTCCTCCTTCACGGGGTGACGGGGAGCGGAAAGACGGAGGTTTATCTCCGCGCGATCGCCGGGGTCCTCGAAAAGGGGAAGGGGGTTATCGTCCTCGTGCCGGAGATATCGCTTACGCCGCTGCTCGTGAAGAGGTTCAGGGCCAGGTTCGGGGACGCCGTTGCCGTCATACACAGCGCGCTTTCGGACGGGGAGAGGTTCGACGCGTGGCGGAGGGCGGCGAGGGGGGACGTCGGCATCGTCATAGGCGCGCGGTCGGCGATCTTCGCGCCGTTTCCGGACCTCGGGATGATAATCGTGGACGAGGAGCACGAGACGTCGTACAAGCAGGACGAGGCCCCGGCGTATAATGCGCGGGACCTCGCGCTCGTCCTCGGGCGGATGACCGACTCCGTGGTAGTGCTCGGCTCGGCGACGCCGTCGGTGGAGTCGTACTACAACGCGAAGAGGCACAGGTTTACGTACCTGCAACTGCCGCTGCGTGTGAGCGACCGCTCTCTCCCTGCCGTGACTATCGTGGACATGAAGGAGGAGGGCGGCGCGATACTTTCACGGAAGCTGCGGGAAGCCGTCGTCGATAATTTCTGGAAGGACAGGGAGACGATACTATTCCTGAACAGGCGCGGGTATTCGTCGATCCTGATATGCAAGGTGTGCGGGGAAATCTTGAAGTGTCCGAACTGCAGCGTGTCGCTCACGTACCACGCGCGGGGGGATGTGATAATGTGTCACCTGTGCGGGCTCGTCGAGGAGCCGCACGAGGCGTGCGCGGTATGCGGGGAGCCGATGAGGGGGCTCGGGATAGGGACGCAGAGGGTGGAGGACGAGCTTAGGGAGCTTATCCCGGAAGCGAAGATAGCGAGGATGGACAGGGACGCCGTCGCCGGGAAGACGCGGCTATTGGACCTTTACCGGAGGCTCGAACGGGGGGAGATAGACGTCCTCGTCGGGACGCAGATGGTCGCCAAGGGGCATGATCTTCCGGGGGTGACGCTCGTGGGGGTTATCTCGGCGGACATATCACTAGGCATACCGGACTTTCGCTCCGGTGAAAGGACCTTTCAGCTCGTGACGCAGGTGGCCGGCCGGGCCGGGAGGGGGGACGGCGAGGGGCGGGCCATAGTGCAGACGTATAACCCGGACCATCCGAGCATAACGTTCGCCGCGCGGCAGGACTCGAAGGGTTTCCTCGAACAGGAGCTGAAACTGCGTGAAGAGCTCGGATACCCGCCGTTCGCGAGGCTCGTGAACGTGAGGTTCACGGGGATGCGCGAGGACGAGGTTACAGACGTCGCGAGGAAGGCGGGCGAGGCGGCGAGGAGGCTGGCCGGGAAGCTCGCGCCGGGGGCCGTCGAGATACTGGGGCCGTCGCCGTGCCCACTGAGCCGCATAAAGAACCGTTATCGCCGGCAGATGCTGCTTAAGTCCGGGGACGTGAAGGCTCTCCGGGGGCTCGTGAAGCGGCTCGTGGCGGGGATGGGGAAGATCGCGGGGCAGGTGAGGGTGTCGGCGGACGTGGACCCGTATAATTTTAGCTAA
- a CDS encoding P-loop NTPase fold protein: MNTEPSKQCRTIILEDRPSDSDAFGPHERIADAIEHLVASEKGGKAIALIGSLGSGKSTVIELLKSKLQDNQILFVFNAWSHQGDPLRRSFLENLIQYLLKENWLQNNEYWKEEKEKIARRREDSTTTSSPQLTKWGKAISISILLLPLSYKFIDLFLDNLSHLNTLYIAFGGIGVALLLLPLIIAVLAYYFSPRDDEHSIVSLFINKSVQRNRSITIRTPDPTSIEFQNIFYKILDESINDKERKLIVVIDNLDRADTQEMLLIWSTMRTFFEFENNNINPRWIKHLWLLAPFDSEALRRLWKVGISEYKDSEVKLEQELSESFIDKTFQIKFLVPPPIMSDWKNYFIKKISCALPDHTYDDYLEIYHLYRSLKKKDAAPTPREIILFINQIGAFHRQWSDTIPLKYQALYVIYKKELHTSKKALINPDDKNIQLINRTVSSDFPRHLAALHYNIEPQKALQTLMEEDVVNALKNNDVESLKEYNAVSGFVDVCDNIIEDRLEDWLESDPNTIANSANVFEVLDSETEKDFARIWNRLGRAVNRVNSWNGTDESLGKGLVAILNHCQEDKYKNLPLHVIETISNTDPIEPSENSEDEERDIDSKVVKDWISGALTLLTYYRSANLDEEIDKFRVPGGAQFYVEILSELSKNPAPLDFTDYFKPKSDPQDVIDRLAAISEDPGFSELHANCVDTMTRIDFDWAWTNLIKALKINLENAGNLNPIEIRACVQSLSILAYKKDLAEAKEVLKQLSENGQLFHILNHVISKKDYAAAAACILPIMEFNPGASVSIEVGHSTDGINKFQGICNDPDGNHQIIDKLYSLVRSLNRTQDLINLGDTESPIKPLVRSILEKIALSEDVDQHITPDMIIDNFDTLDTRLSEDALSNLIKVSTTKVNLLAKLTDEDFDKDLAGLYLVSYQETKEQNRGTYLDFLIAGLRSIDTQTWNSELSDPSYRWDLLQALIEDGISLHLNDRFYNALLNNVDILCGDEFKLSSSQLLETLDSASQETFMRNLRDKILHLATTDSSIAPYISFWGDELITKGFLGEKADDVCRHLLTRCLSSNDINEIKWANKALTTNKKLFEDAQSASKTRFKENTKDLLKDSAVEDSIREELIQIAENIGVDIAQIQHSTDEEKGSEEEEEEEEEEENEEVDSENESDT; this comes from the coding sequence ATGAATACAGAACCAAGCAAACAGTGCAGAACCATCATTTTAGAAGACAGACCCTCCGATTCCGATGCATTTGGTCCTCATGAACGCATAGCGGATGCAATAGAACATCTAGTAGCATCGGAAAAAGGCGGCAAAGCTATAGCATTGATAGGGTCATTGGGAAGCGGAAAATCTACTGTAATTGAACTGCTAAAATCTAAACTACAAGACAATCAAATATTATTTGTTTTCAATGCATGGTCTCATCAAGGTGATCCGCTACGGAGATCATTCTTAGAGAACTTGATCCAATATTTACTAAAAGAAAATTGGTTACAAAATAATGAATACTGGAAAGAAGAAAAAGAAAAGATTGCACGACGAAGAGAGGACTCCACTACGACCTCCAGTCCTCAGCTAACAAAATGGGGAAAAGCAATTTCTATATCGATTTTATTGCTTCCTTTGAGTTACAAATTTATTGATTTATTCCTAGATAACCTATCGCATTTAAATACCTTGTATATAGCCTTCGGTGGCATTGGCGTAGCACTTCTCTTACTCCCACTAATCATTGCCGTTCTCGCGTATTATTTTTCACCTCGTGATGATGAGCATAGCATAGTAAGTTTATTTATAAATAAGAGCGTCCAGAGAAATAGATCTATTACAATCCGTACTCCTGATCCAACATCTATCGAGTTCCAAAATATTTTTTACAAGATCCTCGATGAGTCGATTAACGACAAAGAACGTAAATTGATAGTGGTGATAGACAATCTGGATAGAGCCGATACTCAAGAAATGCTGCTTATATGGTCAACGATGAGAACATTTTTTGAGTTTGAAAATAACAATATTAATCCAAGATGGATTAAACATCTATGGCTTCTTGCACCATTTGATTCAGAAGCACTAAGAAGATTATGGAAAGTAGGAATATCTGAATATAAGGACTCGGAAGTGAAGCTAGAGCAAGAATTATCAGAATCTTTCATAGACAAAACCTTCCAAATAAAATTTCTAGTCCCACCCCCAATAATGTCTGATTGGAAGAATTACTTTATCAAAAAGATAAGTTGTGCATTACCAGATCATACTTATGATGACTACTTAGAAATATATCATTTGTACAGGAGCTTAAAGAAAAAAGACGCAGCTCCAACACCAAGGGAAATAATCCTTTTTATAAATCAGATAGGAGCTTTTCATAGACAGTGGAGTGATACAATACCTCTCAAATACCAAGCGCTCTATGTTATATATAAAAAAGAATTACACACTTCTAAAAAGGCTCTTATTAATCCTGACGACAAAAATATTCAACTCATTAACCGTACTGTAAGTTCCGATTTCCCCCGACATTTGGCAGCCTTGCACTACAATATTGAGCCTCAAAAAGCGCTCCAAACACTAATGGAAGAAGATGTAGTAAATGCCTTAAAAAATAACGATGTAGAATCTCTTAAAGAATATAATGCCGTTTCTGGATTCGTAGATGTATGCGATAACATAATTGAAGATAGGTTAGAAGATTGGTTAGAATCAGATCCGAATACGATTGCAAATTCTGCGAATGTATTTGAGGTATTAGACTCTGAAACTGAGAAGGATTTCGCAAGAATCTGGAATCGATTAGGTCGAGCCGTTAATAGAGTGAACTCATGGAATGGCACAGACGAATCCTTAGGCAAAGGTTTGGTTGCAATCTTAAATCATTGTCAGGAAGATAAATATAAGAATCTACCTCTTCACGTAATTGAAACTATTTCTAATACCGACCCAATAGAACCATCTGAAAACAGTGAGGATGAAGAAAGAGATATCGACAGTAAAGTAGTGAAAGATTGGATTAGTGGAGCTCTCACTCTTCTCACGTATTACAGATCAGCCAATCTTGATGAAGAGATTGACAAATTTAGGGTTCCTGGAGGAGCTCAATTTTATGTTGAGATACTATCTGAGCTCTCAAAGAATCCGGCCCCACTCGATTTCACAGATTACTTCAAACCTAAATCAGATCCTCAAGATGTTATCGATAGGCTAGCAGCTATTTCTGAAGACCCTGGCTTCTCAGAACTTCATGCCAATTGTGTAGATACAATGACTAGAATCGACTTTGACTGGGCGTGGACCAATCTTATCAAAGCTTTGAAAATTAACCTAGAAAATGCCGGTAATCTGAATCCAATCGAAATCCGGGCTTGTGTCCAATCCCTTTCTATCCTTGCCTACAAAAAAGACCTTGCTGAGGCTAAAGAGGTACTAAAACAGCTTTCCGAGAATGGTCAACTTTTCCATATTTTAAACCATGTAATCTCTAAAAAAGATTATGCCGCTGCAGCTGCTTGCATATTACCAATAATGGAATTCAACCCAGGGGCTTCCGTTAGTATCGAAGTAGGTCATTCCACAGATGGTATTAACAAATTTCAAGGTATATGCAATGATCCCGACGGCAACCACCAAATAATCGACAAATTATATAGTTTAGTTCGTTCTTTAAATCGAACGCAAGATCTAATAAATCTAGGGGACACCGAATCTCCTATTAAACCACTAGTAAGGAGTATTCTGGAAAAAATTGCATTATCAGAGGATGTGGACCAGCACATTACTCCAGATATGATTATTGATAATTTTGACACATTAGACACACGATTAAGCGAAGATGCCTTATCCAATCTGATAAAAGTATCCACTACAAAAGTAAATCTGCTTGCCAAATTAACCGATGAAGATTTTGATAAAGACCTAGCTGGTCTCTATTTGGTTTCTTACCAAGAGACAAAAGAGCAAAATCGAGGAACATATCTGGATTTCTTAATTGCAGGTCTTCGATCAATAGACACACAAACTTGGAATTCTGAATTATCAGATCCAAGCTATCGATGGGATTTACTACAAGCACTAATAGAGGATGGCATTTCTCTACATTTAAACGATAGATTTTATAATGCTCTTCTTAACAACGTAGACATATTATGTGGTGATGAATTTAAATTAAGCAGTTCCCAACTACTAGAGACATTAGATAGTGCATCGCAAGAAACTTTTATGCGTAATTTAAGAGACAAAATACTACATCTGGCAACGACCGATAGTAGTATTGCACCATATATAAGTTTTTGGGGAGATGAATTGATTACCAAAGGATTTCTCGGAGAAAAAGCTGATGATGTTTGTAGGCACCTGTTAACCAGATGCTTATCAAGTAACGATATCAATGAGATCAAGTGGGCTAACAAAGCACTGACAACTAATAAAAAACTATTTGAAGACGCACAGAGTGCATCTAAAACTAGATTTAAGGAAAATACAAAAGATTTATTAAAAGATTCTGCAGTGGAAGATAGTATCAGAGAGGAATTAATTCAAATTGCAGAAAATATTGGGGTAGATATAGCTCAAATACAACACTCAACAGACGAAGAGAAGGGATCAGAAGAAGAAGAAGAAGAAGAAGAAGAAGAAGAAAACGAGGAAGTGGATTCCGAAAACGAATCGGATACTTAG
- a CDS encoding metal ABC transporter permease, whose product MSAEQMDIQIIAALTAAACAIPGVFLVLRRMAMMSDAISHSILLGIVLAFFAAGSVSSPLLIVGAALSGVLTVSLVEVLAKTGLVKEDAAIGLVFPLLFSVGVILIARYTWSIHLDVDAVLLGELAFAPFNRLIVGGVDIGPRSMYVMGTILALNLAFILLMYKELKLATFDAGLAAALGFAPGLIHYLLMGLVSVTAVGAFDAVGSILVVALMIAPPAAAYLLTDRLSRMLGLSVLIGVVSAIAGFWFAMLIDASIAGSMASAAGALFLLVFLFAPERGLIAVYSRKSYQKRDFAGRMLVIHLLNHEGTPEEERESEISHLEESLGWKGDFARSAVVYSVKKGLVTDSGGRLSLTEKGREFAGRSLTEFTA is encoded by the coding sequence ATGAGCGCTGAGCAGATGGATATCCAGATAATCGCCGCGCTGACCGCGGCGGCGTGCGCGATACCCGGGGTCTTCCTGGTCCTAAGGCGCATGGCCATGATGAGCGACGCCATAAGCCACTCGATACTGCTCGGTATCGTGCTCGCGTTCTTCGCCGCGGGGAGCGTATCCTCGCCGCTTCTCATAGTCGGCGCGGCGCTCAGCGGGGTGCTGACGGTGAGCCTGGTCGAGGTCCTTGCAAAGACCGGGCTCGTCAAGGAGGACGCCGCCATAGGGCTCGTATTCCCGCTCCTTTTCAGCGTCGGCGTCATACTCATAGCGCGTTACACGTGGAGCATTCACCTGGACGTGGATGCGGTCCTGCTCGGCGAGCTGGCGTTCGCCCCTTTCAACAGGCTCATCGTCGGCGGGGTGGATATCGGGCCGAGGTCGATGTACGTCATGGGGACGATTCTCGCCCTGAACCTCGCGTTCATACTGCTGATGTATAAGGAGCTGAAGCTCGCGACGTTCGACGCGGGGCTTGCAGCGGCGCTGGGCTTCGCCCCGGGGCTGATACATTATCTACTCATGGGGCTCGTTTCCGTGACGGCCGTGGGGGCGTTCGACGCCGTGGGCTCCATACTCGTCGTGGCGCTCATGATAGCGCCCCCGGCCGCTGCGTATCTCCTTACCGACAGGCTATCGCGGATGCTCGGGCTGAGCGTCCTGATAGGCGTCGTTTCGGCGATTGCCGGATTCTGGTTCGCCATGCTGATCGACGCCAGCATAGCCGGGTCGATGGCGTCGGCCGCGGGGGCCCTTTTCCTGCTCGTTTTCCTCTTCGCCCCGGAGAGGGGGCTGATCGCGGTTTACTCGCGGAAGTCGTACCAGAAGCGGGACTTTGCGGGAAGGATGCTCGTCATACACCTCCTCAACCACGAAGGGACGCCCGAGGAGGAGCGCGAATCGGAAATCTCGCACCTCGAAGAGAGCCTCGGCTGGAAAGGGGATTTCGCCCGGAGCGCCGTCGTCTATTCGGTGAAAAAAGGACTCGTCACGGACAGCGGCGGAAGGCTTTCGCTTACCGAGAAGGGCAGGGAATTCGCGGGCAGGTCGCTTACGGAGTTTACAGCCTGA
- a CDS encoding tetratricopeptide repeat protein, which translates to MGRLDRLLNKADDYKEAGRFEDALKELTKAIKIAPEDPDVYLSFALTYDAMEEFHASVYYFRKALELNPEDPYIWTQLGITLARMGMHDESIRSYHEALELDPDYVIAKWHMALTYRSVGLYEDALRYFQECAASCTEVDYINDEIHYQTGLCFFDMGWTKEALSEFRKHVEFCPSDTWAHLSIGNCYFDFGWIDESAAKFREVISISPEFIPAYNALALSLAEKGWYDEALDVLRAALSISPDDESVKDNMDYIQSLKEDDDGAKGVILMSLILQLMKKKELSE; encoded by the coding sequence ATGGGAAGGTTGGACAGGCTTTTAAATAAAGCCGACGATTACAAGGAAGCCGGACGATTCGAGGACGCGCTTAAAGAGCTCACCAAAGCCATCAAGATCGCGCCCGAGGATCCCGATGTTTATCTCTCCTTCGCGCTCACATACGACGCGATGGAGGAGTTCCACGCTTCCGTCTACTATTTCAGGAAGGCCCTTGAGCTCAACCCCGAAGACCCTTATATCTGGACCCAGCTCGGCATCACGCTCGCCCGCATGGGCATGCACGACGAGTCGATAAGGTCGTACCACGAGGCGCTCGAGCTCGACCCGGACTACGTCATAGCCAAGTGGCACATGGCGCTCACGTACCGCTCCGTCGGCCTCTACGAGGACGCGCTCAGGTATTTCCAGGAATGCGCCGCCTCATGCACCGAGGTCGACTACATCAACGACGAAATCCACTACCAGACGGGGCTCTGCTTCTTCGACATGGGGTGGACGAAAGAGGCCCTTTCCGAATTCAGGAAACACGTCGAGTTCTGCCCGTCAGACACCTGGGCGCACCTTTCCATAGGCAACTGCTACTTCGATTTCGGATGGATAGACGAGTCGGCGGCCAAATTCAGGGAGGTCATATCCATATCCCCCGAATTCATCCCCGCCTACAACGCCCTCGCGCTGTCCCTCGCCGAAAAGGGGTGGTACGACGAGGCCCTCGACGTCCTCCGCGCGGCCCTCAGCATCTCGCCCGACGACGAATCCGTAAAGGACAACATGGACTACATCCAGTCCTTGAAGGAAGACGACGACGGCGCCAAGGGCGTAATCCTCATGAGCCTCATACTCCAGCTCATGAAGAAAAAAGAGCTCTCCGAATAA
- the glnE gene encoding bifunctional [glutamate--ammonia ligase]-adenylyl-L-tyrosine phosphorylase/[glutamate--ammonia-ligase] adenylyltransferase, with the protein MNKPLPDPGYARTVLEHYKESHKKISPARKKILELLAGYSYFLGRAAVKDPGILEYIESSGAASDGKTPAAFMEEAGGIAASSETPSQLESALRRYKYRELARIVYRDITDGAPFTETMEELSDLASAIVEAAITFYRPEAEGAGEFTVIGMGKLGGRELNLSSDIDIIYMYRDDGDPDPFFRLAEKVTKSLSAVTEDGFLYRVDLGLRPGGGKSTIAVSLEGALEHYFYWGDTWERAAMIKARPVAGDISLGEKFVSDIEPFVYKKFLDYSSIEDLKDMKTRLDQLEKKRDVKLGKGGIREIEFFVQALALVNGGEIKYIRENNTLKALGKLEAANLITPAIRRTLSDSYLFLRKVEHNIQLADERQTHRLPSSPDDLEKLALRTGVPDRDELERIYKERTAAVSSVYKGLFYEPSQKTEEVGKEFWKAAGFLMEGNLDEEEAIENLRALGFRNPGMAADLLSKLLDVRKGGLTQGGRAATRKVIPAFLASVLKSPDPDLAIVNLERFVSGIGWRTSLYSVLAENPDIIELLVKLFSTSGYLSNFLIRHPEYMDVITLRDVRTEYSSKGEMLAQIRQSLAEEDDYGAQLDVLRRFRHVETLKICLRDLNGEVGPFYVGKYLSMAAEAILEAGLEIAWEVVRDKEERPEKNHRMVVMGMGKLGGKELSYNSDLDVIFIYDGKEEEHMFYSKLGQKVISVLSVPTGEGYAYKMDMGLRPSGRSGALVTSFNAFRKYQQESAQVWERQALVKTSPSAGNMKVGNKVMKLVTEFVYERPLPEGFEEEIKRLRKRMEKELAAESREKLNIKTGRGGIVDIEFLVQMLQLKHGGGHPEVRKQNTSDALAWLHEAGIIGEDDYTELADGLMFLRKMENLLRLLHDRSINELYESDFEKLATELEPGDGAKLRRKYTSTTGKIRKIYNRYFSGRAAEPEPAEKRRTSK; encoded by the coding sequence TTGAATAAACCCTTGCCGGACCCAGGCTACGCCCGGACCGTTTTAGAGCACTATAAAGAGAGTCACAAGAAGATTTCCCCCGCACGGAAGAAGATACTGGAGCTCCTGGCGGGGTACAGCTATTTCCTCGGCCGCGCCGCGGTCAAGGATCCGGGAATACTCGAATACATAGAATCCAGCGGGGCGGCTTCAGACGGAAAGACCCCCGCAGCCTTTATGGAAGAGGCGGGCGGTATAGCCGCGTCGTCCGAAACTCCCTCGCAGCTCGAATCGGCCCTCAGGCGCTACAAGTACAGGGAGCTCGCCCGGATAGTTTACAGGGACATAACGGACGGGGCACCGTTCACCGAGACGATGGAGGAGCTATCGGACCTCGCCTCGGCCATCGTCGAGGCGGCGATAACGTTCTATCGTCCCGAGGCCGAAGGGGCGGGGGAGTTTACCGTCATAGGCATGGGGAAGCTCGGCGGGCGGGAGCTTAACCTGAGCTCGGACATAGACATAATCTACATGTACAGGGACGACGGCGACCCGGACCCGTTTTTCAGGCTGGCGGAGAAGGTGACGAAGTCCCTCAGCGCCGTGACGGAGGACGGTTTCCTGTACAGGGTGGACCTCGGACTCCGTCCGGGGGGCGGGAAGAGCACGATCGCCGTGTCCTTGGAGGGGGCGTTGGAGCATTACTTTTACTGGGGGGACACGTGGGAGAGGGCGGCGATGATAAAGGCGCGGCCCGTCGCGGGGGACATCTCACTCGGCGAGAAGTTCGTGAGCGACATCGAGCCGTTCGTCTATAAAAAGTTCCTGGATTACTCGTCCATCGAGGACCTCAAGGACATGAAGACCCGGCTCGACCAGCTCGAAAAGAAGCGCGACGTCAAGCTCGGGAAGGGTGGCATTCGTGAGATAGAGTTTTTCGTCCAGGCCCTCGCGCTCGTAAACGGCGGGGAGATAAAGTACATACGCGAAAACAACACCCTGAAAGCGCTCGGAAAGCTCGAAGCCGCGAACCTGATAACACCCGCGATACGGCGGACGCTGTCGGACTCCTACCTCTTTTTAAGGAAGGTGGAGCACAATATACAGCTCGCGGACGAGAGGCAGACGCACAGGCTGCCGTCGTCGCCGGACGACCTCGAAAAGCTCGCGTTAAGAACGGGCGTGCCGGACAGGGACGAGCTCGAAAGGATTTACAAGGAGAGGACCGCGGCGGTTTCGTCCGTTTACAAGGGGCTCTTTTACGAGCCTTCGCAGAAGACGGAGGAGGTGGGGAAGGAGTTCTGGAAGGCCGCCGGGTTTCTCATGGAAGGGAACCTGGACGAGGAGGAGGCGATCGAAAACCTGAGGGCGCTCGGGTTCAGGAATCCCGGCATGGCGGCCGATCTCCTGTCGAAGCTCCTCGACGTCAGGAAGGGCGGGCTTACGCAGGGCGGGAGGGCCGCGACGAGGAAGGTGATACCGGCGTTCCTGGCGAGCGTCCTGAAGTCGCCCGACCCCGACCTCGCGATCGTCAACCTCGAAAGGTTCGTTTCGGGCATAGGCTGGAGGACCTCGCTCTATTCCGTCCTCGCCGAAAACCCGGACATAATAGAGCTCCTCGTAAAGCTCTTTTCGACGAGCGGGTATCTCTCGAACTTCCTGATACGGCACCCGGAGTACATGGACGTGATCACACTCCGGGACGTGAGGACGGAGTATTCGTCAAAGGGGGAGATGCTGGCGCAGATTCGGCAGTCACTGGCCGAGGAGGACGACTACGGGGCGCAGCTCGACGTCCTCCGGCGGTTCAGGCACGTGGAGACTCTCAAGATATGCCTCAGGGACCTCAACGGAGAGGTGGGGCCCTTTTATGTCGGCAAGTATCTTTCGATGGCGGCCGAGGCCATACTCGAAGCGGGGCTCGAGATCGCGTGGGAAGTCGTCCGGGACAAGGAGGAGCGCCCGGAGAAGAACCACAGGATGGTCGTCATGGGCATGGGGAAGCTCGGCGGGAAGGAGCTTTCGTATAACTCGGACCTCGACGTGATCTTCATTTACGACGGGAAGGAAGAGGAGCACATGTTTTACTCGAAGCTCGGGCAGAAGGTGATTTCCGTCCTGTCCGTGCCGACGGGCGAGGGGTATGCGTACAAGATGGACATGGGGCTAAGGCCCTCGGGGCGATCCGGGGCGCTGGTGACGTCGTTCAACGCGTTCCGGAAATATCAGCAGGAGAGCGCACAGGTCTGGGAGAGGCAGGCACTCGTAAAAACCTCCCCGTCCGCAGGGAATATGAAGGTCGGAAACAAGGTCATGAAGCTCGTGACGGAGTTCGTCTACGAAAGGCCGCTCCCGGAAGGGTTCGAGGAGGAGATAAAGAGGCTCCGGAAGAGGATGGAGAAGGAGCTCGCCGCCGAGAGCCGGGAGAAGCTCAACATCAAGACGGGGCGCGGCGGCATAGTGGACATAGAGTTTTTGGTGCAGATGCTCCAGTTAAAGCACGGCGGCGGGCATCCGGAGGTCAGAAAGCAGAACACGTCGGATGCGCTCGCGTGGCTCCACGAAGCGGGGATAATCGGGGAAGACGACTATACGGAGCTGGCCGATGGGCTCATGTTCCTCCGGAAGATGGAGAATCTCCTCCGGCTCCTTCACGACAGGTCGATAAACGAGCTCTACGAGAGCGACTTCGAAAAGCTGGCCACTGAGCTGGAGCCCGGGGACGGCGCAAAGCTCAGGAGAAAGTACACCTCGACGACGGGCAAAATAAGGAAGATTTATAACAGGTACTTTTCGGGGCGGGCCGCGGAGCCGGAGCCCGCGGAAAAACGGAGAACCAGTAAATGA